CCCTGATCGTGCCGCGCGTGAAGCCGCGCCTCGAACAGGCGATCCGCGCGCAGCGCGCCGATGAGCTCAGCCTGATCGAAATGCTCTGCGACCCCTCCCAGACCGGCGAAGGCGAGCGCGATCCGCTCGTCATGGCCGCCGCCCTCCATGCCCTGCCGAAGCGGCAGCCGCCCTCCCAGGCCTTCGTTCCCGATCTGCTCGAAGGGCTGCCGGCACTCAGCCGGGCGCTCGCCGACGACCTGTCGCAGCAGGTGCGCGGCCGCGCCCTCGCGCAAAGCGCTGCGACGAGCTGATCCAGCCGCTCGATCCGCCTCGCGACGTCACGCCGCTGGCCAATGCTCAAGCGCCGTTCTAGAGGCTGTCTCCCATGACGTTTTCGAACACTCTCGTTTCCGTGGCTGTCGGCGCCGTCGCCATCGTGCTGCTGCTCGGCCTCGTCAACATGCTGCGGGGCGGCAGCGCCAACACCTCGCAGAGGCTGATGCGGCTGCGCGTCGTGCTGCAGTTCGTCGCCATCATTCTCATCGTCATCGTGCTCTGGTGGCGCAACGGCTGACGCGACTGCGACCTTTCGCATAACAGACTGATATTATTTGAATTTCCAGCACGTGAAGGTGTGGACGAGACCTCGGATCGAGCGGCTCCGCCACATTCCGGACACGAGTGTGTGTGCTTCACTAACGCCTGCCTGCCCTCTCATCGCCGAAGGCCCATGGTTCGCGTCGCGTTGCTGCTTCTTGCGGTTTGCCTGCCCGTCTTGTCCGCTGCCGCGCAGACCCGCTCCCTGTCCGGCAGCGTCTCCAGCTACGCTCCGGCGACCGAAGCGCCCGCCCCGGCCTGGGAAGCGCGCATCGGCGCCGGCCTCGCCAATCCCAAGGGGCGCGAGAGCGGACTGCTGAACATGGGGGCGGAACTGCTCACGCCCCGTCTGATCCCGCTGCAGGACCGCATCGCCGCAGCCTTCATCCCGCGCTTCAACCTGGGCACCAGCCTGAACGTGAACGGCACGCGCTACGCCTATGCCGGCGCGACCTGGACATTCGACGTCACGCGGGATGTCTTCGTCGAGGCCAGCCTCGGCGCTGCCCTGAACGACGGCAAGACCGGCGCGGTCGTCCCCGAGAATCGCCTCAACCTCGGCTGCAACACCGGAACGCGCGAGGCCGCGGCTCTCGGCGTAAGGCTGTCCGACCGCTGGAGTCTCGTCACCACGCTCGAGCATTACAGCACGGCCGGCTGTTCCGACCGGACCGGCTCCTCCACGCGCGGGCCGGCCAATATCGGCGCCCGGCTCGGCTATACTTTTTAGCGGCCGGACCGCGCGGAAACCGCGCTTCCGTCCCGGCCGCGCCGCGCTATAAGCGTGGCATGGTCAAGCTCAACCGCATCTACACCCGCACCGGCGACGACGGCACGACAGGGCTGACGGCCGGTCCGCGCCGCCCGAAATACGACCTGCGGGTCGCGGCCTACGGCACGGTCGACGAGACCAATGCCTGCATCGGCCTGGCGCGGCTTCACGCTGCGGCGGAGGACGCCGAGGTCGATGCCATGCTCGGCCGCGTCAGCAACGATCTTTTCGACCTCGGCGCGGACCTCTCCACGCCGGAGACCGGCAAGCCCCTCGCCTTCGAGCCGCTGCGGATCGTCCAGGCACAGGTCGACCGTATCGAAACCGAGATCGACCGGATGAACGAGAGCCTCAGCCCCCTGCGCTCCTTCGTGCTGCCCGGGGGAACGCCCGCGGCGACGCATCTGCATCTCGCCCGCACCGTCAGCCGCAGGGCCGAGCGGCTGATGACCGAACTCGCCGCGACGGAAGACGAAGCAGTCGGCGCGCCCGCGCTCAAATACATCAATCGCCTCTCGGACTTTCTGTTCGTCGCCTCCCGCTTTCTCAATGCGAAGGCCGGCGGGGACGTTCTCTGGGTGCCCGGCCAGAACCGCTGAGGCGCACATGTTCGTCCCCCTGCATGACGGCGTGCCGCTGCGCTTCATGCGAACGCCCTACATCACCTACGGACTGATCTGCGCCTGCATCGGCGCCCAGATCGCGCTGCGCTTCTGGCCCGGGGAGGCGCGCGATCTCGCGATCATGGCGGGCTTCGGGATGATCCCCTCGGTCCTGTTCGGCACGGCGCAGTTGCCGGAAGGCCTCGCCCATCTGCCGCCCTGGCTGACGCTGTTCAGCAATGTGCTGCTTCACGCCAATCTGGCGCACCTGATCGGCAACATGCTGTTCCTCTGGGTCTTCGGCGACAATGTCGAGGACGCTATGGGTCATGCCCGCTTCCTCCTGTTCTTCTTCCTCTGCGGCCTCGGCGGCTCGGTCATCCATGCAGGGATGTATCCGGATTCGGAGCAGCCGCTGATCGGCGCCTCCGGTGCGATTTCCGGCGTCATCGCCTCCTATCTGATGCTCTATCCCCAGGTCCGCATCTGGGGCGTCGCCTTCAACTGGATCCCGATCCACGTCCCGGCGATGTACGCGCTCGGCGGCTGGATCCTGCTGCAGGCAGGTTCCGCCTGGTTCGAAACCCAGGGCAATGTCGGCTGGTGGGCGCATCTCGGCGGTCTCGCCACCGGAGCAGTGCTGACGCCGCTGTTCATCCACCGCAGCGTGCCCCTGTTCGGCCGGCGCCCCATCGGTGGGTGAAGCCGCGCGCTTTTGCCCCTCGGCCCCGGCATTGGATGGCGTTGACAAGCGCAAACGGGCGTCGTTACGGTCCGTCCGCATTCCAGCCGAGGGCCGCGATGCCGCCATCAAGCCGTCTCCGGCGGCGCGGCGCGCGGCGCATCTCTTCTGAACGGTGATCTGACGATGAAGATCTTGGTGCCCGTCAAGCGGGTGGTTGATTACAACGTGAAGATCCGCGTTAAGGCGGACGGTTCGGGCGTCGAGCTTGCGAATGTGAAGATGTCGATGAACCCGTTCGACGAGATCGCGGTGGAAGAGGCGTTGCGCCTGAAGGAAGCCGGCAAGGCGACCGAGGTGGTGGTGGTCTCGATCGGTCCGGCGCAAGCAGCCGAGACGATCCGCACCGGTCTGGCGATGGGCGCCGATCGCGGCATCCTGGTGAAGGTCGACGGCATCGTCGAGCCGCTTGCCGTGGCCAAGCTGCTGCAGAAGCTGGTCGAGCAGGAAGGCCCCGGCCTCGTCATCCTCGGCAAGCAGGCGATCGACGACGACGCCAACCAGACCGGCCAGATGCTGGCGGCGCTGCTCGGCTGGCCGCAGGGCACGTTCGCCTCGAAGGTCGAGCTTGGCGCGGACAATGTCGACGTCACCCGCGAGGTCGATGGCGGCCTGCAGACGGTCAGCTTGAAGCTGCCGGCGATCGTCACCACCGATCTGCGCCTGAACGAGCCGCGCTATGCCTCGCTGCCCAACATCATGAAGGCGAAGAAGAAGCCGCTCGACGAGACCACGGCCGAGACGCTCGGTGTCGATGTGAGCCCCCGCCTGAAGGTTCTGAAGACGGTCGAGCCGGCCGGCCGCTCCGCCGGCATCAAGGTGACCTCGGCCGCCGAACTCGTCTCCAAGCTCAAGACCGCCGGGGTGATCTGATGACCACGCTGCTGATCGCCGATCACGACAACGTCTCGATCAAGGACGCCACCGCCAAGGCGCTGAGCGCGGCTTCCCAGCTCGGCGGCCCTGTCCATATCCTCGTCGCCGGTGAAGGCGCCAAGGCAGCCGCCGATGCGGCTGCCAGGCTCGCCGGCGTCGAGAAGGTGCTGCTCGCCGATGACGCGGCTTACGGCCATGCGCTGGCCGAGCCGCTCGCTGCGCTGATCGTCAAGCTGGCCGATAGCTACGACGCGATCGTCGCGCCCTCGACCACCACCGGCAAGAACGTGCTGCCGCGCGTCGCCGCCCTGCTCGACGTGATGCAGGTCTCGGACGTCACCAAGGTCGTCTCCCCCGACACCTTCGAGCGCCCGGTCTATGCCGGCAACGCCATCCAGACGGTGCAGTCCACGGACGCCAAGAAGCTGCTGACCATCCGCACGGCCTCCTTCCAGGCGGCCGGCGAAGGCGGCGCGGCCGCGGTCGAGACCGTCTCGGGCGCAGAGAACCCCGGCAACTCGTCCTTCAAGGGCGAGGAGGTCGCCAAGTCCGACCGTCCGGAGCTGGCTTCCGCCAAGATCATCATCTCGGGCGGGCGCGCACTCGCCTCCTCGGAGAACTTCACCAATGTGATCGAGCCGGTCGCCGACCGGCTGGGCGCCGCGATGGGCGCCTCGCGCGCCGCGGTCGATGCCGGTTATGCCCCCAACGACTGGCAGGTCGGCCAGACCGGCAAGGTCGTGGCGCCCGAGCTCTACATCGCGGTCGGCATCTCCGGCGCGATCCAGCACCTCGCCGGCATGAAGGATAGCAAGGTCATCGTCGCCATCAACAAGGACGAGGAGGCCCCGATCTTCCAGATCGCCGATTACGGCCTCGTCGGCGACCTCTTCACTATCCTGCCCGAACTCGACGCAGAGCTCGCCAAGGCCGGCAAGTAAGCCAAGGCTATCAATTCCGGGCCGCTTCGGCGCGGCCCGTTCCGCTCCCACGGGAGCACAAGAAGACTATCCGGGATCAAACCATGTCGGACCATGCGATCAAGACGATCGGCATCATCGGTGCAGGCCAGATGGGCAACGGCATCGCCCATGTCGCGGCGGTGGCTGGTTTCGACATCAAGCTGCACGATGTCGCCGAGGATCGGATCAAGGCGGCCCTCGCCACCATCGACGGCAACATGGCCCGGCAGGTTTCGAAGGGCGCGCTCCCGGATGAGGACCGCCGCGCGGCCATGTCCAGGATCGAGGCGGCCGTTGGGCTCGCCGATCTCGGCAGCTGCGATCTCGTCATCGAGGCCGCGACCGAGAACGAGGAGGTCAAGCGCAAGATCTTCACTGCTGTCTGCCCGCATCTGAGGCCCGACGCGATCCTCGCTTCCAATACCTCCTCGATCTCGATCACCCGGCTTGCGGCCGCGACCGACCGCCCCGAGCACTTCATCGGCATCCACTTCATGAATCCGGTGCCGCTGATGCAGCTCGTCGAGCTGATTCGCGGTATCGCCACCGACGACGGCACGTTCGAGCGCGCCAAGAATCTCGTCAGCCAGCTGCACAAGACCGTCTCGGTCTCTGAGGACTTCCCGGCCTTCATCGTCAACCGCATCCTGCTGCCGATGATCAACGAGGCCGTCTACACGCTCTATGAAGGTGTCGGCTCGGTCGACGCGATCGACACCGCCATGCGGCTTGGCGCCAATCATCCGATGGGCCCGCTCCAGCTCGCCGACTTCATCGGCCTCGATACCTGCCTCTCGGTGATGCAGGTGCTCCATGACGGGCTGGCTGATTCGAAGTATCGCCCCTGCCCGCTGCTGGTGAAATATGTCGAGGCCG
Above is a genomic segment from Bosea sp. NBC_00550 containing:
- a CDS encoding cob(I)yrinic acid a,c-diamide adenosyltransferase — translated: MVKLNRIYTRTGDDGTTGLTAGPRRPKYDLRVAAYGTVDETNACIGLARLHAAAEDAEVDAMLGRVSNDLFDLGADLSTPETGKPLAFEPLRIVQAQVDRIETEIDRMNESLSPLRSFVLPGGTPAATHLHLARTVSRRAERLMTELAATEDEAVGAPALKYINRLSDFLFVASRFLNAKAGGDVLWVPGQNR
- a CDS encoding electron transfer flavoprotein subunit alpha/FixB family protein is translated as MTTLLIADHDNVSIKDATAKALSAASQLGGPVHILVAGEGAKAAADAAARLAGVEKVLLADDAAYGHALAEPLAALIVKLADSYDAIVAPSTTTGKNVLPRVAALLDVMQVSDVTKVVSPDTFERPVYAGNAIQTVQSTDAKKLLTIRTASFQAAGEGGAAAVETVSGAENPGNSSFKGEEVAKSDRPELASAKIIISGGRALASSENFTNVIEPVADRLGAAMGASRAAVDAGYAPNDWQVGQTGKVVAPELYIAVGISGAIQHLAGMKDSKVIVAINKDEEAPIFQIADYGLVGDLFTILPELDAELAKAGK
- a CDS encoding twin transmembrane helix small protein, which codes for MTFSNTLVSVAVGAVAIVLLLGLVNMLRGGSANTSQRLMRLRVVLQFVAIILIVIVLWWRNG
- a CDS encoding acyloxyacyl hydrolase, with the translated sequence MVRVALLLLAVCLPVLSAAAQTRSLSGSVSSYAPATEAPAPAWEARIGAGLANPKGRESGLLNMGAELLTPRLIPLQDRIAAAFIPRFNLGTSLNVNGTRYAYAGATWTFDVTRDVFVEASLGAALNDGKTGAVVPENRLNLGCNTGTREAAALGVRLSDRWSLVTTLEHYSTAGCSDRTGSSTRGPANIGARLGYTF
- a CDS encoding electron transfer flavoprotein subunit beta/FixA family protein, with protein sequence MKILVPVKRVVDYNVKIRVKADGSGVELANVKMSMNPFDEIAVEEALRLKEAGKATEVVVVSIGPAQAAETIRTGLAMGADRGILVKVDGIVEPLAVAKLLQKLVEQEGPGLVILGKQAIDDDANQTGQMLAALLGWPQGTFASKVELGADNVDVTREVDGGLQTVSLKLPAIVTTDLRLNEPRYASLPNIMKAKKKPLDETTAETLGVDVSPRLKVLKTVEPAGRSAGIKVTSAAELVSKLKTAGVI
- a CDS encoding 3-hydroxybutyryl-CoA dehydrogenase, yielding MSDHAIKTIGIIGAGQMGNGIAHVAAVAGFDIKLHDVAEDRIKAALATIDGNMARQVSKGALPDEDRRAAMSRIEAAVGLADLGSCDLVIEAATENEEVKRKIFTAVCPHLRPDAILASNTSSISITRLAAATDRPEHFIGIHFMNPVPLMQLVELIRGIATDDGTFERAKNLVSQLHKTVSVSEDFPAFIVNRILLPMINEAVYTLYEGVGSVDAIDTAMRLGANHPMGPLQLADFIGLDTCLSVMQVLHDGLADSKYRPCPLLVKYVEAGWLGRKTKRGFYDYRGEKPVPTR
- a CDS encoding rhomboid family intramembrane serine protease, with translation MFVPLHDGVPLRFMRTPYITYGLICACIGAQIALRFWPGEARDLAIMAGFGMIPSVLFGTAQLPEGLAHLPPWLTLFSNVLLHANLAHLIGNMLFLWVFGDNVEDAMGHARFLLFFFLCGLGGSVIHAGMYPDSEQPLIGASGAISGVIASYLMLYPQVRIWGVAFNWIPIHVPAMYALGGWILLQAGSAWFETQGNVGWWAHLGGLATGAVLTPLFIHRSVPLFGRRPIGG